DNA from Halopiger aswanensis:
CGTTGTGATTGAGTAGGTACTCGGGCCACGCCTCGTATGCGAGTCCGACGAGGAGCGGCTCGACTTCTGCGAGGTACGCTGGATAGCCGTACGGTCCGGGATATGCTTCTGGATCCCAAGCGCGGATCCACAGATACGTCTGCTCTTTGAGTTGGCGCGTCCCTTGTTCGAAGAGTTCACTCGCCCAACTGAGTTTCTTCGACTCCTCTCCGAATACTGTCTCCGAGAGTTCTCCTACGTGCCAATAACTCCCGTCACCCCAACGAGCGAAACTCCGTGTCCCGTTCCGATCTTTCGCAATCTCTTCGAAGTTAGCACTCAGTTCGTTCTTTTTCCCGTACGCTTCACCTTTTCCGATGTACCGTGGGACAACATCTGTTGGAGAGGGATTCGCAGAGTTGAGTTGGAACAGGACGTAGAGTAAGCCACTCTCTCCCTCTTTCACGCCGTTCCTGTGAACACATCGTTTTCCCTCTCGACGAATCCGTTCGTCAATAGCGTCGCTTCGCTTGAGCACTGTCGAGGACCCGAGCGTCTTCGTCTCGACAACGAGGTCTTCGTCAGTCTCGAAGAGCGGTATCGGATCTGCCTCCTCGGAGTCGTTGATGTCTCGACAGATGGTCTTCTCAACCCATTCGTACCAGAGTTCGGTCTTATTTTCCACAGTTACCTTCTCAATGGGGAGTTCAGAGAGACGTGCTGCTTCCTCATTCAACGATTTGATATCCTCGTCAACCCACTCGTGACCTACTTTCCCCATCTCGTGGGGGACACGATTGGGGACGAAGTCGCGATTGGCGAACACGCGGTCGAACCGGGGAAGCGAGTGAACCAGACCGACCATCTTCCCCTCGAGTTCGTGCCGGTACGTTGGGTAGCCGTACGGACCTACCTCCAGATCGTCGACGTTGACTACCCACGCGTACAGCTGTGAAGCCGATTTTTCGTAGACAGTCGCTATGTGGTCGTACTTCCCGTAACTACCCCACGACCCATCGTCTTCCCACTCCGAAATGGGGAGGGCGTCCCGGAGCTTTCTGAAGTGATTCATCAGTCGACTCGCGACGTTGCTTGTTTCACCGATGTACACCGGAATCACGTCGAAAGGTCCGTCTACGGGTTCGTCAAGGAGATACAACATATACAGATAGTCACCACTCCCCCGACCTAGGCGATACGTATCGTACTCGTCGGTCATCGATAATTCCGAGCCGCTGTCGTTGACCATCGGAACCGGATCCGGTGTTGCAGTCGACTGGATGTCTGAGAGAATTGTCCTCCGCACAAACTGATCCCAGACCTTCTCTTTCGATCGTCTATTCGACATTGTCGGGAAAAGACAATATGCGATAATAAAGTTGGTTGGGACGATTCAGAGCAATACCCGATTTCCAGTTAATCTCCTAAAAGAGCCTCACAGGAGACTATGCCAGATGCGACACTTCGTCTGGCTCTTCGACGTCGTCGAACTCGCCGCGCTCCACAGGTTCCCAGTCCTCACCCGGCTCTGGACTCCACCAGTCGACCTTGTAGGCGCCCGGTGCGCCGAAGACCTTCACGCGGGCCGACCCATCAGGCAGGTCGCGTCGCAGTTTCTCGTCGACGTGGAGGTTCCAGGTCGTGGTTGTATCGAAGCAGGCGAGCACGGCCTCCTCGTAGCCGCGCGTCTCTCGGGATTCCTGGAGTTCGACCTGGGTGTTGCAGTTCTTGCAGAACACCCCCTCGAACGGGATGTGAGTGAAGACCTCCTGCCCGCAGACGGGATACCAGAGGAACTCGAACAGCGCCTCGCTGTGTCGGTCAAGTACTTCGAGACTCATTGGTTGACTCACCCGGCCGTACCGGGGCACCCTCTCGTGCCCGGCCGAAAAACAACACCCAGCGCTCACACATTCACCGTTCGGCGCCGTAGACGATGCGTGAGGGAGCTTCGTACCCACAATCGGGGCAGTCATATCACCGCTGGACTTTCGCCCCGTCTGCCGCCTTCTCGCCGACGCGAACGTCGTCGTTCGGACACTCCGGGCAGTTGAGGTCCGGTGCGGGCCGCTCCCGGAGCTCGTCACGGAACGATGTCGCATCCTTTGTCTCGTATCCCCGCGACCAGACCGGGTAGCCGTCGACGAGAATCACCCCGCGCCACTTGTACCGGTAGGAGTCCGGCGCACGATGCAGGACGGCTCGCGCACCGGTCTCGGTGTTCCGATACGCGAGTGTCGGCGAGCGGCTCTCGCGTCGCCAGTTGGTGATGGGAGGCATTATTCAGAAGTGGACGTCAGCGGGTACGATCCAGAGCTCTTCACTCTCCTCGAGAAGTCGATCTAACTGCCCACGGTGGCGAATGCCGGTTCCGTGTTCGGTGTACAGGAAGATCGTCGGGCCGTCGTACGCACCGACCTTGCGGAAGGCGTGCCGCGCGAGGTCCTCGTCGCGCATGATCTTCTCGTCGGAGAGTTCGTCGATGGCCTCTTTCACCCGCTCAAGGTTACGCTCGAACTCTTCTTTCGTTGCCTCCCAGCCACGCTCGAGCAGGTCCTGACCGTCATCGGAGTCGATAGGAGCTGCCGTCGGCAGCTCACCCCATCGTGCCTTCCCCGCAACAGACGTGTCCTCCTGGTCGAACGTCACGTAGTAGTCGAACACGGCGCCAGCATGTGGGTCTGCGCCGACCAACCGGTCGAACACCGTCTTTCCGGTGGACAGCGCGTCGTCGTGCGTCGATGTCCACAGTGATTTCCAATGGGTGACTATCGCTGCCCACGCCGATCAGCTCTAGTAGCGACTATGAGTCTCGTCATTATGCTCGCTGGATGCAGCAGCGATGAGATCGAAGATACGACCAATGAAGCGACAAATGAGGAAGATGGAAACACAACCACCGAAGCGGCAAATGGCCTCGAGGGGGATGCGGACGCGGAGGAGATGGATCCGGAGGACAACGAATTAATTCCGTCAATCGAGTATATCGACGACTCATCTGAAATGGAGTGGTACGCAGACCCCGACTGGAACGACGATTATGACACTACAATCATAAGTGTTGATCGGAGTGTGTATATCAATTTTGCCGTAACCAAATACGAGAGCCCAGCGCAGGCTGAATCAGAAATCCAGGGTTGGGCAGCACTTCTCTCGGAGAGTGCGGATATCTCCCATCTCTCGGACGCTGCTGACGCTTTCCTCGGCGAGCACTCTGGATTCACGGCTAAGATGTTCAGATGGAAAGACATTATCGGTGAAACCATTGTGGTTCCTGAGAGTCCAGAGACAAGGTCTGATAATGAGATGATCGCGAAGGAATTTTCGAATATAGTGGTTACCTATTGGAAAAACGAGCTTGGATAACTCCGTCTGAGAGACTATTCAGAACAATCCTCTATAGTATAGATATCAGTGGTGGTGAGACGTGGTATGTTGCCCTGCGAGTTACTCGGCGGTCACGCTCTTCGCGAGGTGCCGCGGTTTGTCGATCGACCGCCCCAACTTGTTCGCGACCCAGTATGCGACCAGCTACAGTTGCACGTTCGCGAGGATCGGCGTGACCCGCGGGCCGGCGGCGGGCCCCTCAAGGACGGCGGGCCACGGCCAGCGTTCCGATGGCTGGCGTAGTGGTGACTGCACGCAGGTAGCGACGGTTTTGACAGTGTCAAGGCGACGGGCTTGGACCGCCGCGCCCACCGCCGGCCGGGCAGCCGCCGCTCACGTCGAGAGGCGCCGCGCCGGTTGCGGTGCCACAGTGGGCGCGGCGCCCCTTGAGTCGGTGGTTGCCGCCCCGCTCGTCGTCGGCCACGCCGCTGGTCCGCTCTGACCGAGCGGGCCCACTGCGTCGCCCGGTCTGCAGGCGGAGCGCTCGAATTCTCCAAACTTAGATGTATTCGGAAATATATCGAACTCCTAGAATCTATCTGCTCGATTCCACGGGTATGCGCGGGTGGAACTAGACATCGAGGTATCGACTACGCATCCAAGAAGCGCGTAGTGAATCTCGGATCAAGGAATTGTATTCATCCTATTGATCCCAATTTCTCCCACGATTGTGCACTTCCTCTCGAGCCAGGCGCCGGCCGTCGAGAGGCTGCCCTGCCAGGGCTGGTCCATCGCGCATTGCCACGGATCACAAAGATATCAGAATAGGGAATAGTATCTCAAACAGAAAATTTGGCTGCATCTGCGGGCTCGGTCGGGCCTCAGACCCACAGCGAATGAGGGAATCGCAGCGTGCCAACTGCAGCCCCGGGTTGGCTGCCGTGCCCCAGCGGCCATTGGACGAGCGGCGTAGCGCAAATCGGCGGTCTGGGGCGTAAGCGCCCGCCAGGCATCGCTGGTCGGGCACGGCCGAGCGAGCCGATAACTATAATAAACATTAATTTGGTACCAGCCAACGTCGCTGAGTCGGGGGTGTAGGCTACTTGATTTACGAAAGTACTTGTGTAATCTATCGGCGCCGGCTCCGGGGCTACTGGCGATGACTGGGCTTTGACCATGTCAAACGACAGGGAGTGCCCGCGTACGGTGGGATGGCGCCCCCGTTTCGAGCCCGATCCCCGCCTGCAGTTAGTTCCCAGGAGGGGCTGGCGTTTGCAGGGTGACTTCAATCACGTTCGCCGAATCGACGATGCGGTCCGGGACCGTCGTCGAAAACCGCTCCCCGCGCATGCGACTCGTTGGCGCGGACAGGCTGATCGCTCCGTAGACGGTCTCGTCGTGGATGATCGGCGCCGCGACGGCGCGGACCCCGGCGATCTGTTCCTCGTCGTTGCGGGCGAAGCCGTCGGCACGGACGTCCTCGAGCTCGGCCCGTAAGGTCGCTTCGTCAGTGATTGTGTTCGGCGTGCGCGGCACGAACTCATAGCCGTCGAGGATGTCATCGCGGCGCTCCGGGGGCTGATGCGCCAGAATCGCTTTGCTGGCTGCCGAACAGTGGAGATTCCGTCTGGGGAACCCCTTGATCTGCGTGTAGAGATCCTCGCCGACGGCATCCGGGCCGAACTGCTCATAGAGGAGAATTTCTCGACCATGGCTTTCCACAACCAGATGGCTGGCTTCACCCGTCTCTTGGGCGAGTTTATCGACTTCGGACTTCCCGGCCTGATAGAGGCGCGAGCGCGACCGGACGTATTCGCCGAGTGGCAGCGCAAAGAAGCCAACGTGATACTCGCCGTTGCTCGTCCGAACATAGCCGAGCTCCTGCAGCGTCTGGAGGTAGGTATGGGTGGTCCCGGGCGACCGGTCGATCTGCGTGGCGATCTCCGAAACGGTCGCCCCTTCTTCATCCCGGACCACGTTGAGGATTTCAAACGCTAACTCCACGGATTGAATCCGTCGTGGGCGTCGGTCGTCGGCCATACAGGCCGATTCGGGGCAACCCACATAATTTTTTGGTATTGTCAAACTCGTGCGTGCGCTCAGTTCGCCGTTGGGGCCCGAGAAGCGCTGGTTTCCAACGGTACCTTTTTATCCTTACCAACACAGATCGATGTACGTCACTATGAGCGAAGTACGTCTCTCCGACGTAACAAAGGTGTATGACGATATTCTCGCCGTCGAGGAGATCGATTTAACCGTTCGCGACGGTGAGTTCCTCGTGCTGGTCGGCCCCTCCGGGTGTGGGAAGTCAACGACGCTCCGGATGATCGCCGGCCTCGAGACGGTCACCGCCGGGGAGATCGGCATCGGCGACCAAGTCGTCAACGAGGTGCGCCCGCAGGAGCGAGATATCGCAATGGTGTTCCAGAACTACGCGCTGTACCCGCATATGACCGTGCGGGAGAACATGGCATTCGGCCTGAAACTGGCCGACGACTTTGACGAGGCCGAAATCGACACCCGCGTCGAGGAGGCGGCGGCCCTCCTTGAGATCCCGGAACTCCTCGACCAGTATCCGAAACAACTTTCGGGGGGCCAACAGCAGCGGGTCGCCCTCGGCCGGGCGATCGTCCGCGATCCGGACGTCTTCCTGATGGACGAACCGCTCAGTAATCTAGATGCGAAGTTGCGCACCCAGATGCGGACGGAACTGCAACGCATCCAGGAGGAACTCGGGGTGACGACGATTTATGTTACCCACGATCAGACCGAAGCGATGACGATGGGGGATCGCATCGCGATCCTCAACGAGGGCCAACTCCAACAGGTCGCCCGCCCGGAGGTGTGTTATGACCGCCCGAACAACCAGTTCGTCGCCGGCTTCATCGGCTCGCCCAGTATGAACTTCTTCGAGGTGACCGTCTCACCGACCGACGAGGGGGTGCGGGTCGAAGGCGACGGGTTCGACACGACGCTGCCGGTGACACTGGATGCCGGCGAGTACACCCTCGGCGTCCGGCCGGAGGATTTCACCGCGACAGACGGGCCTGGCCGACTCGAGACGGTCGTCGACGTCGTCGAACCGATGGGGGCCGACAATTTCCTCTATCTCCATCCCGATGATGGCGAAAACGAGATTATTGCGCGTGTTGACAGCGAGTTCCGCCCGGAAGCCGGCGACACGGTTGGGCTCGACTTCGCCGCGGTCGACGCCCACTTTTTCGAGCCGACCGGCGACCGCGTTCCGCTTAACGACGAATTCGAATCCGTGACAACCGCCTAAAACCATGCTATACGACGCTATTGGAGCCACAAGTAGTGAGTGGGCCGGGAAATCATACGCCGAGATCAAAGCGACCGCGGCGAAGGATGGCTCCCTCCTCGTGATCCCGGTCGGCAGTATCGAACAACACGGCCACCATCTTCCCGTCGCGACCGATACCATTCTCGTTGAGGCGATGGTCGCCGGGGCCGCAGAACGGGCGCCCGAGGATGCCCCGGTCCTGGTCGTTCCGCCGGTCTGGAGTGGCTTCTCCCCCCATCACCTCTCGTTCGGGGGAACGCTCTCCCTCGAGTTCGCGAACCTGCGCGCCGTCCTCGAGGACGTTGCGGTAACCGGGATCGAAAACGGATTCGATGCCGTCTGTTTCGTGAACGGCCACGGCGGGAATATGGCGCTGATCAACGCGGCGGTCAGTACGGTCGGCACCTCGACCGACGCCGAAGTGCTCGGGACGACGTATTTTACGCTGGCTACCGACGAAATCGAGGCCCTCCGGGAGAGCGAGATCGGGGGGATGGCCCACGGCGGGGAGTACGAAACGTCGCTCATGCTCCATCTCCGCCCGGATCTCGTGGCCGAGCAGGAACGGGCGACTGCCACCGTGTTGGACGAGCCCTACGACTGGGGCGGCAGCGACCTGCTGGACGGCGGCACGGTGGCCGTCTATCGCGGGTTCGACGAGTACTCCGAATCCGGGGCGATCGGAGCGCCCGAACTGGCCAGCGCCGAAAAGGGCGCCCGCATCTACGACATCGTCACGGAGGAACTCGCGGCCCTGTTCGTCGCGATCTACGAACAGAACGCGTGACAAAACCCAATCATATCCATTGTTTATTATAATTAAAAATATATTTCCCGGTATATTTTAATAGTGTCAGCATAAGGGTTAGTGCATATGCCGAACGACCAGCCAGACACAGTTGAGGGGAACGGAATTGACCGACGGCAGATAATGAAAGGCCTTGGCGCCGGCGGGATTATCGCGCTGTCCGGCTGTCTCGGCGGTGGCGACGATGGGAGCGACAACGCCGACATTCAGTTCCTGACGATGGGTGTTGGAGATAATATCCAGGAGTACTTTGAGGAAAATAATGCGCAGTTTGAGGAGGAGTACGACGTCACGATCGATTTCACGAGCGTTACCTGGGATAACGCCCAGCAGACCGTCAATAACCGCGTCGACGGCGGCGAAGCCCCGGACGTTGCGCGCTGGCCTGCCCGGTGGATTCCACAGCTCGTCGGAAAGGACGCCCTTGAGCCCATCGATGACCTGATGGAAAGCGAGTGGGGCGACCGGTTCTACGACGGGATGGCCGAGGGGTGTACGTACCAAGGGAGCTACTACGGGGCGCCGTGGGCCGCGTCGAACAAGTGCTTCTACTACAACAAAGACGTCTTCGAGGCTGCTGGCCTTGATCCCGAAGACCCCCAACTCGATACGTGGGAGGATATGCTCGCAGCAGCCCAACAGATCCGTGATGAGACGGAGACGCCGGCGCTCGGGCTCGCGGGTGCCGATGCCATCGAGACCGGGTCGCAGTATTACCACTACCACTGGTCACACGGGGCGGACCTGATCGACGACGATGGCAACCCCGTCGTCAACTCGAGCGAGGCGGTCGACGCCTTGTCCTTCTATGCGGACCTCCACCTCGAGCACGAGGTGACGCAGTCGTCGCCGCTCTCGTCGACGCGGCAGGACATCCGCCAGTTGTTCGAGACCGGCGAACTGGGGATGGTCATCGCCCACGTCTACACCGGCCTCAACATCGACGAAGCGAAGGAAAACGGGGAGGTGGATTTCGACTACGGGATCGTCCAGGTGCCTGCCGGGCCCGAAGGCCGGTACAGTCTGAATACGATCGACGCGATCTCGATCTTCAGCCAGACCGAAGTCCGCGATCTGGCCGAAGACCTGCTCCGGTTCTACTTTGACGAGGATCGCCACTTCGAATACGCGACCAACAAAGGATTCATGCCGACGATCGAAGCGGTCGGCGAGCGTGATCACTTCCAAGATTCGGAGAACTGGGCTCCGTACATTGAGGCCGCCCAGTACGCTCGTGCCCGGCCGAAACTCTCGAACTTCAACGAGTTTAACAACCGGATGGTCCAGGCGATCCAGGAAGCGCTGGGCGACCAGAAATCGCCCCAGGACGCGCTTGATGACGCGCAATCCGATCTCGAAGAGCTGATGGGATAACGTTGATTTATGAGTCTTGCAGAAGAATACACGGAGACACCACCCGATTCACGGCTCAAGCGGAGCCTGACGTATCTCTGGCAGCAGCGACGCGCATACCTGCTCATCGCACCGGTTGCGCTCTTCCTGTGCAGTGTGATTGCGTATCCGATCTTAGAGACGTTCCGGCTCTCGCTGTACGAATCGCCGGCTGATTCGAACATTGAAACGTACGTCGGATTACAGCACTACGTAGAAATCTTTAACAGTGATATCTTCTACCAACTGCTCTGGCAGACCGGTCGTTGGGTCGTTGTCGGCGTTGCCGGGAAGGCACTGCTTGGCTTACTGATTGCGGTCCATCTCAATCAGGATATCCGCGGCCGGAAGTTCTTCCGGACGGCGTTCCTGATTCCGTGGGGGATCCCGTACGCGATCTCCGCGGTCGTGTTCCGCTGGATCGAACATCCCCAATACGGCTACCTCAACGCCATCCTACTAGAATTGGGGCTCATCGACCAAGGGATCGGCATTCTCGGGGATCCGAATATCGCCTGGATCGGCGTCGTCGTCGCTGATATCTGGATCGGAACCCCGTTCATGGCGATCATTTTCCTGGCTGGACTGCAGTCGATCCCACAGGAGCTGTATGAGGCAGCGGCGATCGATGGCGCAGAGAAGTGGCAGCAGTTCCGCTACATTACGCTTCCGCAGCTGAAGCCGGTTATTCTGATCGCAACACTGCTCTCGACGATTTGGACCTTCGTCAGCTTCGATACGATCTGGACGATGACTGGTGGTGGCCCGATCAACACGACCTCAACGCTGGTCATCTGGATCTACCAAGTCGGCCTTGAGAACGGCAATCTCGGCAGGGGAGCCGCGTACAGCGTGGTTGGCTTCGTGTTCCTGCTCGTGTTCGCCATCATCTACCTGCGGATCTACACGTCCGGAGGTGAAGAACTATGACGATGGCTGGCCACGACCAAACGGGCCTCCGCAAAGTCCGCATCTACGGCGTCCTCATTGCCTTGCTCGGGCTGATGATGTTCCCGTTCTACGCGATGTTCTCGAGCACGCTCAAGTCGGAGTCGGAGATGTTCTCCAGCCCGGCGACACTCGTTCCGACGGACCCCTCGGTTGAGGCCTACCTCGCGGTCTGGACGCAGACGGACGTGTTGCTGTGGATCGCGAACAGTTTCCTCATCTCGATCGGTACGGTCGTGCTGACGCTGCTGCTCGCGATTCCGGCCGCCTACTCGTGTGCACGCAACGAGTTCATCGGCAAGCGGGTCTTCCTCCTTGGGGTCCTGGTTGTGCAGATGTTCGCGCCCGTGGTGTTGATCGTCGGGTTGTTCGACGTGATCACGAGCTTCGGGCTGTTCAACAGCTATCTGGCGGTCATCATCCCGGCAGCAGCGTTTACACTCCCATTCAACGTGTGGATGTTGTACGGCTACTTCAAGACGATTCCCGTCTCGTTGGAGGAGGCGGCCCGCATCGACGGCGCCTCGCAGTTGCAGATCCTCACGAAGGTCGTGTTGCCGCTCACGAAACCGGCACTGGTCGCCAGCATCACGTACACGTTCCTCTACGCGTGGAACCGGCTCCTCTTCGTCTTGACCTTCCTCACGGACGCCTCGAAGTACAACATCCCGCGGGGCGTGTTCTCGATGGTCGGGGCACTCCAGACGGACTGGCGGATGATGCTGACTGTGTCGGTCATCGGGATTCTGCCGCTCTTGATCCTGTTTGCCTTCCTTGAAGAGTACATCGTGAGCGGGATGACCGCCGGCGCTGTCAAAGAGTAGCACAGCCCACGCTCCCTTTTTGCGACACCCAAACCACTAACACGAGGCCGGTCGTACGACCGCTATGGAGTTCGCGATCTGGGGTTATCCTTGGGATCTTCGGGACGAGGGGCCCACCCGCGTCGCCACTCGTCTCCGCGAGATCGGTGTCTCGGAACTGAATCTGGCAACCAATTACCACACCGTCCAAGCGTTCACACCGCACAATCCAACCCGTCGAACGCACTTTGCGCGGGCGAGTTCGTACTTCAGACCCGATGATCGGTATGGCCGGCTCGAGCCGGTGCCCTACGAGGGAATGGAGGGGGATTGGGTCGACGAGATCGCCGACCAAGTCCCGGATCTCACACTGACCGCGTGGACCGTCGGGTGCCACAATTCCCGTCTGGGAATGGCGCACCCCGATCTCACGATCGAGTCCCCCCATGGCGATGACCTCGTCTTCGGACTCTGTCCGACGAATCCGGCTGTCCACGAGTACCTCGTCGCCGTCGTCGGGGATCTGGCCGATCGCGACCAGTTCGACCGGATCGAACTGGAGACATTCGATTACTTCTACGGCACTGGGTTTGGCTGGCATCACCAGAAAATCCATGCCCGGCTCGGTACCCTCGGTGAGTTTCTACTCGGGTTGTGTTTCTGCGAGCACTGTCGGGCAGCGGCAGCGGACGCCGGTATCGATGTCGAGACAGTCCGAGAAACGGCTGCGCAAACGCTTGATCACATCGTTGCCGGCCGTGTGCCGCACGACCTCAGTCCGGACCGGTGGCTGCGATCGCAGCCGGCCGTCGCCGACTACGTCGATCTGCGGGAGCGGACCCTGGCCGACCTGTATGCCGACCTCGCCGACGCCGCAGATGGGACACCACTCGGCTACTATGCCGGCATGCCAGACCCTGGCCGCGAGTGGCTCGTGGGTGCGGATCTGAATCGGCTAGCGGACTACGTCGATTATTACTGCGTTCCGGCGTATGAATCCTCTCGAGACGCCGTGCTCGATGCGTACCGGACCGTCGACGAGCTGACGCCGGAGATCCCGATCCACGTCGGGGTATTGCCTGGCCATCCCGCGATCCATGACGAAGCGACCGTTGTTGACATCGTTGACGGATTGCGGGCGATCGATGTCCCGCGGGTGTCGTTTTACAATTACGGCCTCCTGCCGGAGCGATCGCTCGAGTGGATTGAGTCGGCGACGCACTAACCGTGTCGGGGCAGCCGTGCCCGTCGCTGTCGGCGAGACGGTACCTTCATTGTGGTTCACGAATCAGCACCGTGCATGGAGATCACAGACGTGACTGCGACGACCGTCGATGTGCCGCTGATCGAGCTCGACGACCCCCTTGGCATCGGGCCCTACGTGACCAACCATGGACAGGTCGAGTCGATGGAACGCGTGCTCGTCCGCGTGGAGACGGATGCGGACATCGCTGGTTGGGGGGAAATGCGGACCTTTCTCTCGGCCGAAGCAACGGAATCCGTCCTCGAGGACGGGATTGGGCCGCTGATTGAGGGCCAATCGCCGTTCGAGGTCGAACGGCTCCGCCGACAGGTATTCATCGAGTACACCAATATCGAACTGTTTTTCGCCGCCGTCGAAACGGCCTGCTGGGATATCGTTGGGAAAGCACTGAACAAGCCCGTGTACGAGCTGCTCGGCGGGGCGACTGCCCCCGAGCAGACGGAAGCGCTGAATGCCGACGCGGCCGATGCAGAGTCCCGCCCCGATCGTGAGGTGGAGTTCGCGTTCTGTCTCGGGATCCTGCCGCCAGAAGAGTCACGCTCCAAGGCACGCGAAGCACTTGAGGCTGGCTTTTCGGTACTCAAAACGAAAGCCGGCCGCGACTGGCAACAAGACGTCGCTCGCATTGAGGCGATGCACGACGAGGTTGATGGGGAACTTGAGTTCCGGTTAGATCCAAATCAGGGGTGGTCGCTCGATGAAGCCGTCCGCGTCGGCGCCGCACTCGAAGATTCGGGGATCTATCTCCAGTATATGGAGCAGCCGATTC
Protein-coding regions in this window:
- a CDS encoding mandelate racemase/muconate lactonizing enzyme family protein, with the translated sequence MEITDVTATTVDVPLIELDDPLGIGPYVTNHGQVESMERVLVRVETDADIAGWGEMRTFLSAEATESVLEDGIGPLIEGQSPFEVERLRRQVFIEYTNIELFFAAVETACWDIVGKALNKPVYELLGGATAPEQTEALNADAADAESRPDREVEFAFCLGILPPEESRSKAREALEAGFSVLKTKAGRDWQQDVARIEAMHDEVDGELEFRLDPNQGWSLDEAVRVGAALEDSGIYLQYMEQPIRVNNHTSLATLRQRLRQPIAPNEDTYIPNNLRSLINNGAMDVAVLDLTPAGGITGLRQQAAIVEDAGVPYTHHCAFDLGIRTAAILHAVHGLPGFSLPPDTTYYAWEEDILEEPFALADGRMTVPDAPGLGVDIDLDAIEKFQV